A region of Methanobacterium spitsbergense DNA encodes the following proteins:
- a CDS encoding glycosyltransferase family 4 protein, translating into MKINFTLYSTSVTGGVRAIFEVANGLSQRGHEVIITSLEGDHTWFPITAKVNYVEKPNFIRILNPLKQLKSRESLRYSSISPVLGQMKMGFEADLIKPLTEAIPDCDINVATWFFTSFAVFRSNKGKQFYFFMDFDELAEKHGNYYHMLFKESLYLPLNIITISTWLKEWIMENYSKDAVVAGVGIEHNVFYPRTTILEDVEGYKIMGIFRGFDYKGDSDLINALNIVSEKIPEINPIIVCSKDTFNDLIKKHTFKFQYTFFESPSDDTLAELYSSSDLFVFASHMEGYGLPPLEAMACGTPVITTDCKGVRDFVVHGENALMVHAKEHETIAESIIKMYNNPDLAKKLKEEGILTAKKFTWERVVDVFEKNFQDSLDK; encoded by the coding sequence ATGAAAATTAATTTTACACTCTATTCAACATCAGTGACAGGCGGTGTCAGAGCCATATTTGAAGTTGCAAACGGACTATCCCAACGGGGTCATGAAGTTATTATAACATCACTTGAAGGTGATCATACATGGTTTCCAATTACTGCTAAAGTTAACTATGTTGAAAAACCCAACTTCATAAGAATACTGAATCCACTTAAACAATTAAAATCGCGAGAATCATTACGATACAGTAGTATAAGTCCTGTTTTAGGCCAGATGAAGATGGGATTTGAAGCAGATCTTATAAAACCCTTAACAGAGGCAATTCCTGATTGTGATATAAATGTTGCAACATGGTTTTTTACTTCATTTGCAGTGTTCAGAAGCAATAAGGGAAAGCAATTCTACTTTTTCATGGATTTTGATGAACTTGCAGAAAAACATGGCAACTACTATCATATGCTATTTAAAGAAAGTCTTTACCTGCCCTTAAACATTATCACAATTTCAACATGGCTTAAAGAATGGATAATGGAAAATTACAGTAAAGATGCAGTTGTTGCAGGTGTTGGAATTGAACACAATGTATTTTACCCCCGCACAACCATACTGGAAGATGTTGAAGGCTACAAAATAATGGGAATTTTCCGAGGATTTGATTACAAAGGAGATAGTGACTTAATTAATGCTTTGAACATTGTATCTGAAAAAATACCTGAAATAAATCCAATTATAGTGTGCAGTAAAGACACATTCAATGACTTAATAAAAAAACATACATTCAAATTTCAATATACCTTCTTTGAAAGTCCTAGTGATGATACACTAGCAGAACTGTACAGTTCAAGCGATCTATTCGTTTTTGCATCACACATGGAAGGTTATGGACTACCACCACTTGAAGCAATGGCATGTGGTACACCTGTTATAACAACAGATTGCAAAGGAGTCAGAGACTTTGTTGTGCATGGGGAAAATGCATTAATGGTACATGCTAAAGAACATGAAACAATCGCTGAGTCCATTATAAAGATGTATAATAATCCTGATTTAGCTAAGAAATTAAAAGAAGAAGGGATTTTAACAGCCAAGAAATTTACATGGGAAAGAGTAGTTGATGTTTTTGAAAAGAATTTCCAAGATTCATTGGATAAATAA
- a CDS encoding glycosyltransferase family 4 protein, with the protein MVKKKYVCIFPGLLNYHLIKDVGLLPYTMGKFFNYNSNILTYNNDNYSYLDNELNGNDLDLIYLEKKFNTETRDVIYYLLKNSRNIDVLQSFNLHDTLGLFIFFFIYKILNRKGKVYVKLDADDLIISLLVEKKGIYRYMQNFMIKHLIDVMSVESTRSYEKLIESNTIPSDKLIQIPNGISIKSNIEIQEKKNYILNVGHLGSKAKATEILLDAFSKIDNLEDWKLILVGSIDESFNGYIDDYFKINPHLIDKVIFKGYISDRDEIYKYYSESKIFCFPSRSESFGIALIESAYFGNYLLTTDVGGAKDVLDVTNYGEIIKMDDSNYLAGRLQELISNPEKCEKDPYELMAQVNDKFNWAKLCEKIDKRLNP; encoded by the coding sequence ATGGTAAAGAAAAAGTATGTATGCATATTCCCGGGGTTATTGAATTATCATCTGATAAAGGATGTGGGATTACTCCCCTATACCATGGGCAAATTTTTTAACTACAATTCAAATATTCTCACCTACAACAATGATAATTATAGTTATCTGGATAATGAGCTGAATGGAAATGATTTAGATCTTATTTATCTTGAAAAAAAATTTAATACAGAAACTCGTGATGTAATATACTATTTATTAAAAAATTCTAGAAATATAGATGTGCTCCAATCTTTTAATCTACACGATACACTTGGACTTTTTATCTTCTTTTTTATCTACAAAATATTGAACAGAAAGGGTAAGGTCTATGTGAAATTGGATGCTGATGATTTAATAATATCATTATTGGTTGAGAAAAAGGGTATTTACAGGTATATGCAAAATTTTATGATAAAACACCTGATTGATGTTATGAGTGTTGAATCTACTAGATCATATGAAAAACTAATAGAATCTAATACAATACCTTCTGATAAGCTTATCCAAATCCCAAATGGCATTTCTATTAAATCCAACATTGAAATTCAAGAAAAAAAGAATTATATACTAAATGTGGGACATTTAGGATCAAAGGCAAAGGCAACAGAAATTTTATTGGATGCATTTTCAAAGATTGATAATTTGGAGGATTGGAAATTAATACTTGTTGGAAGTATTGATGAATCATTTAATGGATATATAGATGATTATTTTAAAATAAATCCTCATCTAATTGATAAAGTAATATTTAAGGGTTATATATCTGATAGGGATGAAATTTACAAGTATTATTCTGAATCGAAAATTTTTTGTTTCCCTTCAAGATCTGAAAGTTTTGGAATAGCATTAATTGAATCTGCTTATTTTGGAAATTATTTACTTACAACAGATGTTGGCGGTGCAAAGGACGTATTAGATGTAACAAATTATGGTGAAATTATTAAAATGGATGATAGCAATTATCTTGCAGGAAGATTACAGGAATTAATTTCAAATCCGGAAAAATGTGAAAAAGATCCATATGAATTGATGGCACAGGTAAATGATAAATTTAATTGGGCTAAACTATGTGAAAAGATTGATAAAAGACTAAATCCCTAA
- a CDS encoding flippase, with amino-acid sequence MSAVRKIAKNTSILLLSQVISYILAFFYTIYTARYLGATGFGILSTALALGALLSIFTELGLSTLTTREVSREKSLANKYIGNTIVLKIALSTITLVLMFLIVYIEHYSPEIAVVVYFITISFVVGAFTNIFYSVFQAYEKMEYQSIGQIINSIIMFSGILLIIYYQMSITNFALIYLIASIVSLIFGIIICAWKFILPKIDIDITLWKFLIIEAIPLTLSGVFLLIAFRIDTILLQVINGNEAVGVYNAAYGLMSALMFLPSVYVISVFPLLSRFNVSSKDLLKISYEKSFKYLIIIGLPIAVGTTLIASPLILFIYKSGFSQSIIALQILIWSIPIIFVNYILGTAINSINKQSQMVKSAFIVMALNIILNLLLLPKYGFIAASFITVLTELSACVFWFHIMNVNGYNIPVHKILVKPVIASLIMGLFVALVNINLIIVIVIATIIYFGVLFFLKTFSEEDINLFKQMLGRD; translated from the coding sequence ATGAGTGCAGTACGTAAAATAGCAAAAAATACATCAATTTTACTTTTATCCCAGGTTATAAGTTATATATTGGCCTTTTTTTATACAATATATACTGCACGTTACCTTGGAGCAACAGGCTTTGGAATATTGTCCACTGCTCTTGCTTTAGGAGCTCTACTATCAATTTTCACAGAATTGGGTCTGAGTACACTGACAACCAGAGAAGTTTCAAGAGAAAAATCATTGGCAAATAAATATATTGGGAATACTATTGTTCTTAAAATAGCTTTAAGTACCATTACCTTGGTTTTGATGTTCTTAATTGTATATATAGAACATTATTCTCCTGAAATTGCCGTTGTAGTATATTTTATAACAATATCCTTTGTTGTGGGTGCTTTTACCAATATTTTCTACTCGGTTTTCCAGGCATATGAAAAAATGGAGTATCAATCAATTGGACAGATTATCAACAGTATAATAATGTTTTCTGGTATATTATTGATTATTTACTATCAGATGTCCATAACCAATTTTGCCCTTATCTACCTCATTGCAAGCATAGTTTCCTTAATCTTTGGCATAATCATCTGTGCATGGAAGTTCATTTTACCTAAAATAGATATAGACATTACTTTATGGAAGTTTCTGATAATTGAAGCCATTCCCCTGACACTATCAGGTGTTTTTTTGTTGATTGCATTTAGAATAGATACAATTCTACTCCAGGTAATAAATGGAAATGAAGCTGTAGGAGTTTACAATGCTGCCTACGGTTTGATGAGTGCGTTAATGTTTTTACCATCTGTCTATGTAATATCCGTGTTCCCTCTGTTATCAAGATTTAATGTTTCATCAAAAGACTTACTTAAGATTTCATACGAAAAATCGTTTAAATATCTAATTATAATTGGTCTGCCAATAGCAGTGGGCACAACTCTAATTGCCAGCCCATTGATATTATTTATCTACAAATCAGGGTTTTCACAATCAATAATTGCTCTTCAAATACTAATATGGTCAATACCAATAATATTTGTGAATTATATACTGGGAACAGCAATTAACTCAATTAACAAGCAAAGCCAAATGGTAAAATCAGCATTCATTGTCATGGCACTGAATATAATATTAAATTTACTTCTTCTACCAAAATATGGTTTTATTGCAGCTAGTTTCATAACAGTTCTTACAGAACTGTCAGCTTGCGTATTCTGGTTCCATATAATGAATGTGAATGGATATAACATCCCCGTCCATAAAATATTGGTAAAACCAGTGATTGCAAGTTTAATTATGGGCCTATTCGTTGCTTTGGTAAATATAAATCTAATAATAGTGATAGTAATAGCTACCATCATATATTTTGGAGTTTTATTCTTCCTAAAAACATTTTCAGAAGAAGATATCAATTTATTTAAACAAATGTTGGGCAGAGATTAA
- a CDS encoding SDR family oxidoreductase has translation MKNKKVVVTGGLGFIGSHLIERLNENNDVVIVDNQSSGDIKNIKDFDFTKIDTNLGDITKMNLENIFEGADYVFHMAAMTSVTQSVVDPIGCNEINVTGTLKVLEAARKCGVKKLVFSSSSAVYGETESLPISEKIPINPLSPYAVAKATGELYCNVYSEIYGLPTVSLRYFNVFGPRQDPESDYAPVIPIFVDKLLKNETPVIYGDGEQTRDFVHVKQVVKANILSAESKETGVFNIGLGKSTSINQLFELVKNTMGKDIEPKYEDARAGEIKHSFADISKARSIGYVPKGDFVDDLSDTVNSFNN, from the coding sequence ATGAAAAATAAAAAGGTAGTTGTTACGGGCGGTCTTGGATTTATTGGTTCCCATTTGATTGAGAGACTAAATGAAAACAACGACGTTGTTATAGTAGACAACCAGTCATCAGGAGATATTAAGAATATTAAGGACTTCGATTTTACAAAAATAGACACAAACCTTGGTGATATTACCAAGATGAACCTTGAAAATATTTTTGAAGGAGCAGACTATGTATTTCATATGGCGGCAATGACCAGTGTTACACAGAGTGTTGTGGATCCCATTGGATGTAACGAAATTAATGTAACAGGAACTTTGAAGGTTCTTGAAGCTGCAAGGAAATGTGGAGTTAAAAAATTGGTATTTTCATCTTCTTCTGCTGTATACGGTGAAACTGAATCACTTCCAATAAGTGAAAAAATTCCAATAAATCCATTATCACCCTATGCTGTAGCAAAGGCAACTGGAGAACTATATTGTAATGTATATTCTGAGATATATGGACTTCCAACAGTTTCACTTCGATACTTCAATGTGTTCGGGCCAAGACAGGATCCTGAATCAGATTATGCTCCAGTTATTCCAATTTTCGTTGATAAACTTCTTAAAAACGAAACTCCTGTTATATATGGTGATGGAGAACAGACAAGAGATTTTGTGCATGTAAAACAGGTTGTAAAAGCGAATATTCTTTCAGCAGAATCCAAGGAAACTGGTGTGTTCAATATTGGTCTAGGGAAAAGTACATCAATTAACCAGCTCTTTGAACTAGTTAAAAATACTATGGGTAAAGATATTGAACCCAAATATGAAGATGCACGTGCAGGAGAAATTAAACATTCGTTTGCAGACATATCAAAGGCTAGGTCAATAGGATATGTACCAAAAGGTGATTTTGTTGACGACCTTTCAGACACTGTAAATTCTTTTAATAATTAA
- a CDS encoding DUF1616 domain-containing protein has product MKLDKTVSSILVILLVAAVIATVYIIVNPSPGEKFTELYILGAGDKAGNYPTNLSVNEIGNITVGLVNHEQSTTTYNLVETLNGVTLSNQNITLSNNETKQINFSFQPTQTGNNQTLEFKLYKLPNTDTVYRSVFLYVNVM; this is encoded by the coding sequence ATGAAGTTAGATAAAACTGTATCATCAATTTTAGTAATTTTACTTGTTGCGGCTGTCATAGCAACTGTTTATATAATTGTAAATCCAAGTCCCGGTGAAAAATTTACTGAACTGTATATTTTAGGAGCAGGAGATAAGGCCGGAAACTATCCAACCAATCTAAGTGTGAATGAAATTGGAAACATAACTGTTGGACTGGTGAATCATGAACAGTCCACAACAACCTACAATCTGGTTGAAACATTAAATGGTGTAACCCTTTCCAATCAAAATATTACACTCTCTAACAATGAAACTAAACAGATAAATTTCTCATTCCAACCTACACAAACAGGAAATAATCAAACATTAGAATTTAAACTCTATAAACTACCTAATACTGACACTGTATATCGTTCAGTTTTCTTGTACGTGAATGTCATGTGA
- a CDS encoding DUF2206 domain-containing protein gives MLLNNPLQMNDWKFSQFIKLILVVQFLQLIFVGLNLKGINIPVIAQLIGFIYLTFLPGYLILRILKIHEIGNVKSLLYSVGLSIASVMFIGFIINMALPLIGIYNPLSIIPLTVSITLYVIVLSIISYICDKDFSAPNKIETSDFFTLSFLFLTLIPFVAIFGSYSITNYHTNIISMFLLVLIALTFILVVFDKIPKKWYTFTVWIVSISLLFVSSLISPYVWGWDIQNEYYLANLVMNFSYWNSTLPDAYNSMLSIVMLAPTYSLLTNLRLDYILKIVYPFLFSLVPLGLYKIFKTQTNNYKIAFIAVFLFISFNTFYIELLALTREMTAELFLVLLLLLLLNRKLKTNLMVLMAIFSMGLVVSHYSTTYFFIIALIGVSILLAIFNLSKFNLSRNNINFSGNKTLLFVLPSITAFMILFAYLWYSSFSQGLAVKAIIDVLTYIKQDFFDIIKISLQNAGIVPTTAIYALVIFLIILLIAAVIYILKIILQRMVKTNDHEWITNFLDLVRSKLNYKVIAVVGVVVLVALTFVTGPPKTWIVTVLRYLNFTVVFFTFLGLVIVFLNMHRNKFQYTYLAFSVVGAAMLIAGFTIPSFEGAFNITRIYEIAFIILSPFCVIGGTKILGSIYHVIKHGNIDGETPLKIFSIFILVFMLFNTGFVSELAGESIPMFLTGVSVQSSDYYPLFDYQEADSAQWLTDNKVSNSIYADVYGKFIFYRFTPNINEISSNNGVSEFTTYNSTNTYMYLRTLNVNSGYLVGFTSRTDRNRVYKDLSSIANSKNKIFDDGGSRVYYK, from the coding sequence ATGTTACTCAACAATCCCCTTCAAATGAATGACTGGAAATTCAGCCAATTCATTAAATTGATATTGGTAGTACAATTTTTACAGTTAATTTTTGTTGGTTTAAATCTTAAAGGAATCAATATCCCTGTTATCGCACAATTGATAGGTTTTATTTATCTCACATTCCTTCCAGGATATTTGATCCTTCGTATATTGAAAATTCATGAAATTGGTAATGTTAAATCGTTACTCTACTCTGTTGGATTGAGTATTGCAAGTGTGATGTTTATTGGATTTATAATAAATATGGCTCTACCACTCATTGGAATTTACAATCCATTATCCATCATCCCGTTAACAGTTTCAATCACATTATATGTGATTGTTCTATCCATTATAAGTTATATATGTGATAAAGACTTTAGTGCCCCTAATAAAATTGAAACCAGTGATTTTTTCACTCTTTCATTCCTATTTCTTACACTTATCCCCTTTGTTGCTATTTTTGGGTCATATTCCATTACTAACTATCATACCAATATAATTTCAATGTTCCTATTGGTTTTAATTGCTTTAACATTTATTTTGGTTGTTTTTGATAAAATACCCAAAAAATGGTATACTTTTACTGTTTGGATTGTATCAATTTCACTTTTATTTGTAAGTTCATTAATATCGCCCTATGTATGGGGTTGGGATATACAGAACGAGTATTATCTTGCAAATCTTGTTATGAACTTTTCATACTGGAATTCTACCTTGCCAGATGCTTACAATTCAATGTTAAGTATTGTGATGTTGGCTCCAACCTACTCACTTTTAACCAACCTGAGACTGGATTATATTTTAAAAATTGTGTATCCCTTCCTGTTTTCTTTGGTACCTCTGGGTCTTTATAAAATATTTAAAACACAGACTAACAACTATAAAATAGCATTTATTGCTGTTTTTTTATTTATTTCCTTTAACACATTTTATATAGAATTACTTGCACTTACAAGGGAAATGACAGCTGAATTATTCCTTGTTCTCTTGTTGCTTCTTCTTCTAAACAGAAAATTAAAAACAAATCTAATGGTATTAATGGCAATTTTCAGCATGGGACTGGTTGTATCACATTATTCAACCACATATTTCTTTATAATAGCACTTATCGGTGTTTCTATATTATTGGCCATATTCAACCTGTCTAAATTCAATTTATCAAGGAATAATATCAACTTCAGTGGAAATAAGACTCTTTTATTTGTTTTACCCTCAATCACAGCTTTTATGATTCTGTTTGCATATTTATGGTACTCAAGTTTTTCCCAGGGATTGGCTGTAAAAGCAATTATTGATGTTTTAACTTATATTAAACAGGATTTCTTTGATATAATCAAGATATCTCTTCAAAATGCAGGAATTGTACCCACCACAGCCATATATGCATTGGTAATATTTTTAATTATTCTTCTTATTGCTGCTGTGATCTACATTCTTAAAATCATATTACAAAGAATGGTTAAAACAAATGACCATGAATGGATAACCAATTTCCTCGATTTAGTAAGGTCTAAACTTAACTACAAAGTTATTGCAGTTGTGGGTGTGGTTGTTTTAGTTGCTTTGACCTTTGTTACGGGACCTCCTAAAACATGGATTGTAACTGTTTTGAGATATTTGAATTTTACAGTTGTATTTTTCACATTCCTGGGTCTTGTAATTGTATTTCTCAATATGCATAGGAACAAATTCCAATACACCTACTTAGCATTTTCAGTTGTAGGAGCTGCAATGTTAATAGCAGGCTTTACAATTCCTTCATTTGAGGGTGCATTTAATATTACAAGGATATATGAAATAGCATTCATAATACTATCTCCATTTTGTGTTATTGGTGGTACTAAGATTTTAGGATCAATATATCATGTAATTAAACATGGAAACATAGATGGTGAAACACCTCTAAAGATATTTTCTATTTTTATTTTGGTATTTATGCTTTTTAACACTGGTTTTGTAAGTGAACTAGCTGGAGAATCAATTCCAATGTTTTTAACTGGAGTAAGTGTCCAATCATCAGATTACTACCCTTTATTTGATTATCAAGAGGCCGACAGTGCACAATGGTTAACAGATAATAAGGTGAGTAACAGTATATATGCAGATGTCTATGGTAAATTCATTTTTTACAGGTTCACACCTAATATTAATGAAATTTCATCCAACAATGGTGTATCAGAATTTACAACATATAATTCAACCAACACCTACATGTACCTAAGAACCTTGAATGTTAACAGTGGTTATCTTGTTGGATTCACCAGCAGAACGGATCGAAACAGGGTTTATAAAGATTTGAGCAGTATAGCTAATTCAAAAAATAAAATTTTCGATGATGGTGGTTCTAGAGTATATTATAAATAA
- a CDS encoding carotenoid biosynthesis protein: MKNEINQNDKKKFNKIRWLLIIVFFIFNVLLIFTYKNPNLLAIDTFIVTALLFIIAVFNGIERYNQKNIAIFFIITLLVSFFFENLSILTGFPFGFYHYSPTLGMLTVPLIIIFGYFSMGYLSWMLAHVLTGQYSKKLEGKQIFIVPFIASFIMVMWDLTIDPISSTLQGLWIWQTPGAYFGVPISNFFGWLMVVFVFFQIFSVYISKYDIIKPEKEYKINNKPFWSEAAIVYGITALGTILSIFYQYNDITLNMALITVFTMIFVVILALTNILNNTELE, from the coding sequence ATGAAAAATGAGATTAATCAAAATGATAAGAAAAAATTTAACAAGATTAGATGGTTATTGATCATTGTATTTTTCATTTTTAATGTTCTTTTGATCTTCACTTATAAAAATCCAAATCTGCTTGCAATAGACACTTTTATTGTGACAGCTCTTCTTTTTATTATAGCTGTTTTCAATGGAATTGAAAGATACAACCAAAAGAATATTGCAATCTTTTTTATTATCACTCTATTAGTAAGTTTCTTTTTTGAAAACTTGAGCATACTTACAGGTTTTCCTTTTGGTTTTTATCATTATTCGCCCACTTTAGGAATGTTAACAGTTCCGCTTATTATCATATTTGGATATTTTTCAATGGGTTACTTATCATGGATGCTGGCACATGTATTAACTGGTCAATACAGCAAAAAACTAGAAGGCAAACAGATATTTATAGTTCCATTTATAGCATCCTTCATAATGGTAATGTGGGATTTAACAATTGATCCTATATCCTCAACATTACAGGGTCTTTGGATCTGGCAGACTCCCGGAGCTTATTTCGGTGTTCCAATATCAAACTTTTTCGGATGGCTCATGGTTGTATTTGTTTTCTTCCAGATATTTTCAGTATATATATCTAAATATGATATAATAAAACCTGAAAAAGAATATAAAATTAATAACAAACCTTTTTGGAGTGAAGCCGCTATTGTGTATGGTATAACAGCTTTGGGTACAATACTGTCAATTTTTTACCAATACAATGATATCACTCTGAATATGGCTTTAATAACTGTCTTTACAATGATATTCGTTGTAATACTGGCTTTAACAAATATTTTAAACAACACTGAATTGGAGTAG
- a CDS encoding transglutaminase domain-containing protein: MLIFFSLALVLNVSASSAASVNQTNMSTNVISSDNLSDNISSSNYSADKAKSTLNTSVKIATTNATKELKINSTMAAGAPVVVNGLTLAQLKDGVSRVQTFFNKNKRLPKYVSFGTRQISITTFQKNIATQGLKINTVIVNGLTVAQMKEGISRVQAFYNKYGRLPSTVSYGTRKISIATFQKNIATQGLKINTVIVKPKPVIDTSSVAALAKSLTAGSTSTYSSAVALFNWVRNNISYSFYYNTKYGASGTLKNRTGNCCDYSNLLVALARNAGITARYVHGTCQFSSGTWYGHVWTQLYVNGKWYNADAISTRNSFGVINNWNTATYKLHNYYTSLPF, encoded by the coding sequence GTGCTAATATTTTTTAGTCTAGCACTGGTTTTGAATGTTAGTGCAAGTAGTGCTGCATCGGTAAATCAAACAAATATGAGTACTAATGTAATATCATCAGATAATCTAAGTGATAACATTAGTTCATCTAATTACTCAGCCGATAAAGCTAAATCTACTTTGAATACTAGTGTCAAAATTGCAACAACAAATGCAACAAAAGAACTAAAGATTAACAGCACAATGGCAGCAGGAGCACCAGTAGTTGTCAATGGTTTAACACTGGCGCAGTTAAAGGATGGAGTTTCCAGAGTTCAAACATTCTTTAATAAGAATAAAAGACTACCGAAATATGTAAGTTTTGGAACCAGACAAATTTCCATCACAACTTTCCAGAAAAACATTGCAACCCAAGGTCTAAAAATAAATACAGTAATTGTGAATGGTTTAACAGTTGCTCAGATGAAAGAAGGAATTTCCAGAGTTCAAGCATTCTACAATAAATATGGTAGATTGCCTAGTACCGTAAGTTACGGAACCAGAAAAATTTCAATCGCAACTTTCCAGAAGAACATTGCAACCCAGGGACTAAAAATAAATACTGTAATTGTAAAACCTAAACCAGTTATTGATACTAGTTCAGTAGCTGCACTTGCAAAATCGCTTACAGCTGGTTCAACATCCACTTATAGTAGTGCTGTGGCTTTATTTAATTGGGTTAGAAACAATATTAGTTATTCCTTTTATTACAACACCAAATATGGTGCATCAGGAACATTGAAAAACAGGACAGGAAACTGTTGTGATTACTCAAATCTTCTGGTTGCACTTGCACGTAATGCAGGAATAACAGCAAGATATGTACATGGAACATGCCAGTTCTCAAGTGGAACATGGTACGGTCATGTATGGACTCAACTATATGTAAATGGCAAATGGTATAATGCTGATGCAATAAGTACCCGAAACTCATTTGGAGTTATTAACAACTGGAACACTGCAACATACAAATTACATAATTATTACACTTCACTGCCATTTTAA
- a CDS encoding energy-converting hydrogenase A subunit A EhaA, protein MIIHANVLITIASYILAVVSAIIVGLILRIPILPKRPMRHSWTISLIFPTSIIALGLTAILFKLGYEGLLVAVVMGVVSAIFAKYFLERLLPKPQMEESN, encoded by the coding sequence ATGATTATTCATGCTAATGTATTGATCACCATAGCGAGTTATATACTGGCAGTTGTGTCTGCCATAATTGTGGGACTGATACTGAGAATTCCAATTCTCCCAAAAAGACCTATGAGGCATTCATGGACTATCAGTCTAATATTCCCAACATCCATAATTGCACTTGGATTAACAGCCATTCTATTCAAACTTGGATATGAAGGTCTTCTAGTTGCAGTTGTGATGGGTGTAGTCTCCGCAATCTTTGCTAAATACTTCTTAGAAAGACTCTTACCCAAACCTCAAATGGAGGAATCAAATTGA
- a CDS encoding DUF2109 family protein produces MLIQILGIIVLLMALRTLFAQDRSARMLYLNAMSFGISGIIALYIQTPFGAIIAITYFIASTICSNAIAYSIGRVKNEIVLDE; encoded by the coding sequence ATGCTGATCCAGATACTAGGTATAATAGTTCTTTTAATGGCTCTGAGAACACTTTTTGCACAGGATAGATCTGCAAGAATGTTATATTTAAATGCAATGAGCTTTGGAATATCAGGAATAATAGCACTTTATATTCAAACACCCTTTGGTGCTATAATTGCTATAACCTACTTTATTGCTTCGACAATTTGTTCAAATGCCATAGCGTATTCAATTGGAAGAGTTAAGAATGAAATAGTATTGGATGAATAA
- a CDS encoding DUF2108 domain-containing protein, producing MYPFLDLINLTTVSAGVLLIGAAGIIMLKKPLDKVIMFSLLQGGFIGMIVSAKYLDVAMVAAIFDPISTVIMLIAITKLDEIRKNKERSQEDGFIA from the coding sequence ATGTATCCGTTTCTAGACCTCATAAACTTGACAACAGTATCTGCAGGAGTACTTTTAATAGGTGCTGCTGGTATAATAATGCTCAAAAAACCATTGGACAAGGTTATAATGTTCTCACTATTGCAGGGCGGTTTTATTGGGATGATAGTATCTGCAAAGTACCTGGATGTTGCAATGGTAGCAGCCATATTCGATCCAATTTCCACTGTTATAATGTTAATTGCAATAACCAAACTTGATGAAATTAGAAAGAATAAAGAAAGATCCCAGGAGGACGGGTTCATTGCTTGA
- a CDS encoding EhaE family protein — MLDVYIWFYTGCVLVIIGSIATVIGPGVKDPLVRTLNTEIAAVGVSLIFLTYNHTIALVTFIAATAIITLILLRAIVRLEEMGAEL; from the coding sequence TTGCTTGATGTTTACATATGGTTCTACACCGGCTGTGTACTTGTAATAATAGGAAGCATAGCAACTGTAATAGGACCCGGGGTTAAAGATCCTCTGGTAAGGACTTTGAACACAGAAATTGCTGCAGTTGGAGTTTCACTCATATTTTTAACCTACAACCATACAATAGCACTTGTAACATTCATTGCAGCTACTGCCATAATAACACTAATACTTTTAAGGGCTATTGTAAGATTAGAAGAAATGGGGGCCGAACTTTGA